From Candidatus Dormiibacterota bacterium, the proteins below share one genomic window:
- a CDS encoding cysteine desulfurase family protein yields the protein MAGPIYADHASTTPVSAEVLEAMLPYLGERFGNASSLYARGQRAREAVERARASVALLLKVASDEVLFTSSASESNNLALKGIAQSAGRGGKTILAAATEHISVLHPLRTLERQGFRVRLLPVDHHGLLDPDDLRRALDDETLIVSVAHASAEIGTLQPLSDLCRVAHAGGVPLHCDATLTAGALPWPEAPDAPDLVTVSAHLLYGPQGIAALRVREGIRLAPLVEGGTQEGGMRAGTEALAAVAGFGAAARLALSEMDGRSRRAASLATRLRRALAGRLDGLEATGHPERRIPGHVSLCVRGVEAEAMVQALDSEGIEAGSGSACTTAVHKPSHVLEAIGMDPVTARGALTFSFGETNRETDPDRVAAALVRVAERLRALSPLPGKS from the coding sequence ATGGCCGGACCGATCTATGCGGATCATGCCTCGACGACGCCCGTGTCCGCCGAAGTGCTCGAGGCGATGTTGCCCTACCTGGGTGAGCGATTCGGGAACGCCTCCAGTCTCTACGCGCGCGGCCAGCGGGCCCGCGAGGCGGTCGAGCGGGCGCGCGCATCGGTCGCCCTCCTCCTGAAGGTCGCCTCGGACGAAGTGCTGTTCACCTCCTCGGCCAGCGAGTCGAACAACCTCGCCTTGAAGGGGATCGCCCAGTCGGCGGGGCGCGGGGGGAAAACGATTCTGGCGGCCGCCACCGAGCACATCTCCGTCCTGCACCCACTGCGCACCCTGGAACGCCAGGGCTTTCGCGTACGGCTGCTCCCGGTGGACCACCACGGGCTTCTGGACCCCGACGACCTGCGACGTGCCCTGGATGACGAGACGCTGATCGTCAGCGTGGCGCACGCGAGCGCCGAGATCGGCACGCTTCAGCCGCTCTCCGACCTCTGCCGCGTGGCGCACGCCGGCGGGGTGCCCCTGCACTGCGACGCGACCTTGACCGCCGGGGCCCTGCCCTGGCCGGAGGCACCCGACGCTCCGGACCTGGTCACGGTATCGGCGCACCTGCTGTACGGGCCGCAGGGGATAGCCGCCCTGCGCGTCCGCGAGGGTATCCGGCTGGCGCCGCTCGTCGAGGGAGGAACGCAGGAGGGAGGAATGCGGGCCGGCACGGAGGCGCTCGCCGCGGTGGCGGGGTTCGGCGCCGCCGCCCGCCTGGCCCTGTCGGAGATGGACGGTCGCAGCCGCCGGGCCGCTTCCCTCGCGACGCGCCTGCGACGCGCCCTGGCCGGCAGGCTCGATGGACTCGAGGCGACGGGACATCCGGAGCGCCGGATTCCCGGGCACGTCAGCCTGTGTGTCCGGGGGGTCGAGGCGGAGGCGATGGTGCAGGCCCTCGATTCGGAGGGGATCGAGGCGGGCAGCGGCTCCGCCTGCACGACTGCGGTCCACAAGCCTTCCCATGTCCTGGAAGCGATCGGAATGGATCCCGTGACGGCACGCGGCGCCCTGACGTTTTCATTCGGCGAAACGAACCGCGAGACCGACCCCGACCGCGTTGCGGCGGCTCTTGTCCGGGTGGCCGAACGACTCCGGGCGCTGAGCCCGTTGCCTGGGAAATCTTGA
- a CDS encoding DUF1015 domain-containing protein, translating to MPAVLPFRALTYAPRLRPILDRLVAPPYDVLTEEQRARLLARHDENVVHVDLPRPSAGDEPYAGAARLLYQWIHDEVLVRDTQAALYVCEQSYSPPSGGVATRRGFFARLTLEPFGSGSILPHERTLEGPRVDRGRLLAASRTHLSAVFLLHSDPGGDVSGTVAKAMGGETFLQARDDDGTLSRVVRVGDRERVEFITRRLRDQWALIADGHHRYESALAYRDERRARGLRDAEHVLAFLCSLEDSGLAIYPIHRLVHSLPGFDEAGFRARLAPLFRLERVRTANELRVKVSSRSAHPGVFGLVLPDDSYWLLEWSEGEGLGRKELAPIPEPLRRLDVVLLHHLLLEGILGITPEAQARQAHLEYVKDQGAVFESVAMGRAQIGVLMNSTRIQQVIEVTRAGLRLPQKSTYFFPKVLTGLVFDPLD from the coding sequence ATGCCCGCCGTCCTCCCGTTCCGCGCCCTCACCTACGCGCCGCGTCTGCGCCCGATCCTGGACCGGCTGGTGGCGCCGCCCTACGACGTACTCACCGAGGAGCAGCGCGCCCGCCTCCTGGCCCGTCACGACGAAAACGTCGTGCACGTCGATCTGCCCCGGCCGTCGGCCGGGGACGAACCCTACGCCGGCGCGGCGCGGCTCCTCTATCAGTGGATCCACGACGAAGTCCTGGTGCGCGACACGCAGGCCGCGTTGTATGTCTGCGAGCAGAGTTACAGCCCTCCGTCGGGCGGCGTGGCCACGCGCCGCGGGTTCTTCGCCCGTCTGACCCTGGAACCGTTCGGATCCGGATCGATCCTGCCCCACGAGCGCACTCTGGAAGGGCCGCGCGTCGACCGCGGACGACTGCTCGCCGCCAGCCGGACGCACCTGAGCGCGGTCTTCCTCCTGCATTCGGATCCAGGGGGAGACGTGTCGGGCACGGTCGCGAAGGCGATGGGCGGCGAGACGTTCCTGCAGGCCCGCGACGACGACGGCACGCTCAGTCGCGTGGTCCGGGTCGGCGACCGGGAGCGCGTCGAGTTCATCACCCGCCGCCTGCGCGATCAGTGGGCCCTCATCGCGGATGGTCACCATCGGTACGAATCGGCCCTGGCCTACCGCGACGAGCGGCGCGCCCGCGGACTCCGGGACGCCGAGCACGTCCTGGCGTTCCTCTGCAGCCTCGAGGACAGCGGTCTCGCGATCTACCCGATCCACCGCCTGGTGCATTCCCTGCCGGGATTCGATGAGGCGGGATTCCGTGCGCGCCTGGCGCCTCTGTTCCGGCTCGAGCGCGTGCGGACGGCCAACGAGCTCCGGGTGAAGGTGTCGTCGAGGTCGGCCCACCCGGGTGTGTTCGGGCTCGTCCTCCCGGACGACTCGTATTGGCTCCTGGAATGGAGCGAGGGGGAGGGGCTCGGGCGAAAGGAGCTCGCGCCGATCCCGGAACCGTTGCGCCGGCTCGACGTCGTCCTCCTTCACCACCTGCTGCTGGAGGGGATCCTCGGGATCACGCCCGAGGCCCAGGCGCGCCAGGCCCATCTGGAGTACGTGAAAGACCAGGGTGCGGTGTTCGAGAGTGTGGCGATGGGCCGCGCCCAGATCGGCGTCCTGATGAATTCGACGCGCATCCAGCAGGTCATCGAGGTGACCCGAGCCGGGCTCAGGTTGCCGCAGAAGTCGACGTATTTCTTCCCGAAGGTCCTGACAGGCCTGGTTTTCGACCCCCTCGACTGA
- a CDS encoding ATP-binding protein, whose product MERTSARTLRLALRWMLILATALILAPPGGVSPGLFEVGLILAFAASNIALTYLPDRLFASRQVEYLIVVADTFLVSLGLFRAGLEGTDLQLAFFLNLMLAALGTDLLRTMAGATLVSGFYLYLTRAHGGMAVDLTPLLLRVPFLYTAALYYGHLVHLGRAEQVRAGEFERERLELKTFHEITSATTSTLDIKEVLYMIAQRIAVLVDARRCSILTVDALDGRCSVLASSDDPKISGLVLDMDKYPEVRRAIETHETVVINDISREPLMQPIKDTLEKLGFHSIMVLPILYKDALLGMLFLRAARAERRFTAHEIMACKVVANASATAIKNALMYEQMRGDARSRKEAAEKLQKILDQFPDLIYTTDMEGRFTEFSRGGESMLRLKREEVLGTNCLDLYPEAEARGRIERLLGEALPLQGVETTVRTRDGSARDVLVAASPLRNESGDPYGTVGIIKDITDLKGARRSLQVTEKLSAMGELVSGVAHELNNPLTGVLGYAQLLMGGQMDARQRKSVERIFESALRCQKIVQNLLAFARRYPSEKRYLGLNGIIEKTLDLKAYQLRVNNLKVAKKLDPLIPKTMLDFNQMQQVLLNLINNAQHAVASHRGHGTLTIGTSARDGVIRLEVADDGPGMPPEVLGKIFDPFFTTKAVGEGTGLGLSVSYGIVKDHGGRIWADSRVGEGTRINIELPVVTDARPAEAGAESASATVAGEPATLRILAVDDEAVILDLIVDAFGRDGRHTIDTAGSAREALQKLERRNYDIILLDLKMPEMDGQQLFHEIRRRWPDLARRVIFASGDTLHPDTRHFLDTSGCPCVDKPFKLEHLAGAMKAIVGGADPLAARAARG is encoded by the coding sequence ATGGAGCGCACCAGCGCCAGGACACTGAGGCTCGCCCTGCGCTGGATGCTCATCCTGGCCACCGCGTTGATCCTGGCCCCGCCCGGCGGGGTGTCACCTGGCCTCTTCGAGGTCGGTCTCATCCTGGCGTTCGCGGCGAGCAACATCGCCTTGACCTACCTGCCCGACCGCCTGTTCGCTTCGCGCCAGGTGGAGTACCTGATCGTGGTCGCGGACACGTTCCTGGTCTCCCTCGGATTGTTCCGCGCCGGCCTGGAGGGGACCGATCTGCAGCTGGCGTTCTTCCTGAATCTGATGCTCGCGGCGCTGGGGACGGACCTGCTGCGCACCATGGCGGGGGCCACGCTGGTCTCGGGATTCTACCTGTACCTGACGCGCGCCCATGGCGGCATGGCCGTCGATCTGACGCCCCTCCTGCTGCGCGTGCCGTTCCTGTACACGGCGGCGCTCTACTACGGCCACCTCGTGCATCTGGGACGAGCCGAGCAGGTGCGCGCCGGTGAGTTCGAGCGCGAGCGTCTCGAACTCAAGACGTTCCACGAGATCACCTCGGCCACGACCTCGACCCTGGACATCAAGGAAGTCCTGTACATGATCGCGCAGCGCATCGCCGTGCTGGTGGATGCGCGCCGCTGCTCCATCCTGACGGTGGACGCGCTCGACGGGCGCTGCTCGGTGCTGGCCAGCAGCGACGATCCGAAGATCTCGGGTCTGGTCCTGGACATGGACAAGTATCCGGAAGTGCGTCGCGCCATCGAGACGCACGAGACGGTCGTGATCAACGACATCTCCCGCGAACCGCTGATGCAGCCGATCAAGGACACGCTCGAGAAGCTCGGGTTCCATTCCATCATGGTCCTTCCCATCCTCTACAAGGATGCTCTCCTGGGCATGCTGTTCCTGCGCGCCGCCCGCGCCGAGCGCCGGTTCACGGCCCACGAGATCATGGCCTGCAAGGTAGTGGCGAACGCCTCCGCGACCGCCATCAAGAACGCCCTGATGTACGAACAGATGCGCGGGGACGCCCGCTCCCGCAAGGAGGCCGCGGAGAAGCTGCAGAAGATCCTCGACCAGTTCCCGGACCTGATCTACACGACCGACATGGAAGGACGCTTCACGGAATTCAGCCGCGGCGGTGAGAGCATGCTGAGGCTGAAGAGAGAGGAGGTCCTCGGCACCAACTGCCTCGATCTCTATCCCGAGGCGGAGGCACGCGGGCGCATCGAGAGACTCCTCGGGGAGGCCTTGCCGCTGCAGGGAGTGGAGACGACCGTGCGCACGCGGGACGGCAGCGCGCGGGACGTCCTGGTGGCCGCGTCGCCCCTGCGGAACGAGTCCGGAGATCCGTACGGGACCGTGGGCATCATCAAGGACATCACGGATCTGAAAGGTGCCCGTCGATCCCTTCAGGTCACCGAGAAACTGTCGGCGATGGGCGAGCTGGTCAGCGGCGTGGCCCACGAGCTCAACAACCCCCTCACCGGTGTGCTCGGGTACGCGCAACTCCTGATGGGCGGCCAGATGGACGCACGACAGCGCAAGAGCGTGGAGCGCATCTTCGAATCGGCTCTGCGCTGCCAGAAAATCGTCCAGAACCTCCTGGCCTTCGCCCGGCGCTACCCCTCCGAGAAGCGCTATCTGGGACTCAACGGGATCATCGAGAAAACGCTCGACCTGAAGGCCTATCAGCTGCGTGTCAACAACCTCAAGGTGGCGAAGAAGCTCGACCCCCTCATCCCGAAAACGATGCTGGACTTCAATCAGATGCAGCAGGTCCTCCTGAACCTGATCAATAACGCGCAGCACGCCGTGGCGTCGCACAGAGGCCACGGGACTCTGACCATCGGGACGTCCGCCAGGGACGGCGTGATCCGCCTGGAGGTCGCCGACGACGGCCCCGGCATGCCTCCCGAGGTCCTGGGCAAGATCTTCGATCCGTTCTTCACCACCAAGGCCGTTGGGGAGGGCACGGGTCTGGGTCTCTCCGTGTCGTACGGGATCGTCAAGGACCACGGCGGTCGCATCTGGGCCGACAGCCGGGTCGGCGAGGGGACGCGCATCAACATCGAACTCCCGGTGGTCACGGACGCGCGTCCCGCCGAGGCGGGGGCGGAATCCGCCTCCGCCACGGTGGCGGGCGAGCCCGCCACGCTCCGGATCCTCGCGGTCGACGACGAGGCGGTGATCCTGGACCTGATCGTCGACGCCTTCGGCCGCGACGGCCGGCACACGATCGACACGGCCGGCAGCGCCCGCGAAGCGCTGCAGAAGCTGGAGCGCCGCAACTACGACATCATTCTCCTGGACCTCAAGATGCCGGAGATGGACGGGCAGCAGCTGTTCCACGAAATCCGGCGGCGCTGGCCCGATCTGGCGCGCCGGGTCATCTTCGCCTCCGGGGACACCCTGCACCCCGACACGCGGCACTTCCTCGACACCTCGGGCTGTCCCTGCGTGGACAAGCCGTTCAAGCTGGAGCATCTGGCGGGTGCCATGAAAGCGATCGTCGGCGGCGCCGATCCTCTCGCCGCCCGGGCGGCCCGCGGCTGA